A genomic segment from Papilio machaon chromosome 10, ilPapMach1.1, whole genome shotgun sequence encodes:
- the LOC106710155 gene encoding GPI inositol-deacylase — translation MFNFLKIRNIFKSVLFISLASLFVYFFGILNLHFSDKNDYCSMTYMFEYPQFVRISLNDEIAKTKYPQYGLYAYSEGRFTEKTRKMWFDGIPVLFLPGNSGSHMQARSLASVALRKAISKGYDYHFDFFTISYNEELSAFSGSVLEGQSEFAAMSVSQILCLYKSNKSVPTSVIIIGHSMGGLIAKSLLSHPITINSVNIIITLASPLHVPVVNFDIIMNNFYNKLECQWKSCISNDEDLKQKKMIISFGSGPRDILVPPVYTSVGESTVNSLNALTTAVPGVWVSPDHVSMVWCKQLVMAINRYLFDIIDTNTTQITENPQLLMAKARLYFKANRSMTLSPDIVRSEVILPADAFWYEDNRRNYQINRPNIDKVTFLMIRLVKFPQNRFVAIETVNVNDKDWIFGCNAKFTHNTYRHCKQATSLSELSRWSGSANESERRKLATVDLQDLMQTHPDWSHVVVRVSPTKKPVTLNVDINDYYSRKIDIKPPIFGSMTIKQETEPNAIYYELVIKDMVFVHQAYLLYVEPISSCQSKQYHVSAEFHVPWAENYEYHHYFTHLKRSPMKLRLFKSNPNYTLDASADAVRVTLLLDPKCTYTISISASWYLRLGEMVRNYSSVLFPYVAVILLLAARSNMINLNMHGMCLSVHQALLCKYSEALYAIALFGIIGMAFTYIPSYLDEIVTLNNQELLYFGRSLLVVGTYYAAMGIVFVVHAAILAIIVFSSQLAYRFFLRIFWRGGGNIAENVATGLRKLPIVVTLTMGFTTLSCGAAALALGAAFYAFMISKMYEDYLEDYVYKLMAIIGSRICKLFSSKRPKENSELLSIDSKNDKENKEETKPESNVCQSKEDTKVNDDHDANVDEDLSKLNFHMMMLLLWLIIAIVNVPVLLTWARNFKYNVPLCHDTSYITGSVMTLCSGVIWQMDAPKRESEYYEAVANIIIPISIIIFVLGPFTMTIVNYGMLFIFAIITVQQLFHLYYDEKNVMVNDDVKEADASKLSSASVLNNDKNETNHETGEKSEKANETQSEKEKSNNSCADERLNEDVPDECNVCDENRIYKVFKNLRDKFSSVNDM, via the exons atgtttaattttttgaaaattcgcaacatttttaaatcggtATTATTTATATCCCTAGCTTCgctatttgtatatttttttggtattcTAAACCTACATTTTAGTGACAAAAATGATTATTGTTCTATGACTTATATGTTTGAATACCCTCAATTTGTG cGGATATCATTAAACGATGAAATTGCAAAGACAAAATACCCACAATATGGGCTGTATGCCTATAGTGAAGGGAGGTTTACTGAGAAAACCAGAAAGATGTG gtTTGATGGTATACCAGTGTTGTTTTTACCTGGAAACTCTGGCAGTCACATGCAAGCTAGGTCCCTGGCTTCTGTTGCTCTTCGAAAAGCTATATCCAAAGGCTATGACTATCATTTCGACTTTTTTACaa taagttATAATGAAGAATTATCTGCTTTTTCTGGAAGTGTATTGGAGGGTCAAAGTGAATTTGCTGCTATGAGTGTGTcacaaattttatgtttatacaaATCTAATAAATCTGTACCAACATCTGTTATTATAATTGGACATTCTATG gGCGGACTTATAGCAAAGAGTCTATTGTCACATCCAATTACAATAAACtcagtaaatataataataacgcTGGCTTCACCTCTTCATGTGCCAGTTGTAaactttgatataattatgaataatttttataacaaactgGAATGTCAGTGGAAATCCTGCATAAGTAATGATGAGGATttaaaacagaagaaaatgATAATCAGCTTTGGAAGTGGTCCACGGGATATTCTTGTGCCGCCGGTTTATACATCTGTTGGTGAAAGCACTGTTAACAGCCTGAATGCTTTG ACTACCGCTGTGCCCGGAGTATGGGTGTCACCGGATCACGTGAGTATGGTGTGGTGCAAGCAGCTAGTGATGGCAATAAACCGATACCTGTTCGATATCATCGACACTAATACGACGCAGATTACCGAAAACCCGCAACTTTTAATGGCTAAAGCACGCCTATATTTTAAG gcGAATCGTTCAATGACACTGAGTCCAGATATAGTTCGTTCTGAAGTTATTTTGCCAGCGGACGCATTTTGGTATGAAGATAATCGACGAAATTATCAGATAAATCGACCAAATATTGACAA GGTGACTTTCTTAATGATCCGTCTGGTGAAGTTTCCTCAGAATAGATTTGTTGCGATAGAAACTGTGAACGTGAACGATAAGGATTGGATATTCGGTTGCAATGCGAAGTTCACTCACAACACTTACAGGCATTG CAAACAAGCAACATCTTTGTCGGAGTTGAGTCGTTGGAGTGGCTCCGCGAATGAATCTGAACGTAGAAAATTGGCAACCGTCGACCTGCAAGATCTTATGCAAACACATCCTGACTGGTCTCATGTCGTTGTTAGAGTCTCACCCACGAAAAAACct GTAACATTAAACGTTGATATCAACGACTATTATTCcagaaaaatagatataaaaccaCCGATATTTGGTAGTATGACAATTAAACAGGAAACTGAACCTAACGCAATTTACTATGAGCTTGTTATCAAGGATATGGTTTTTGTACATCAAgcttatttactttatgtaGAGCCAATATCTAGTTGTCAAAGCAAACAGTATCACGTGTCTGCGGAGTTTCACGTTCCTTGGGCTGAAAATTATGAATATCACCATTATTTTAC ACATTTAAAGCGATCTCCGATGAAGTTACGACTATTTAAGAGTAATCCTAATTATACATTAGATGCATCTGCGGATGCGGTGAGAGTTACTTTGTTATTGGATCCAAAATGTACTTATACTATTAG TATATCAGCATCCTGGTATCTCCGTTTGGGTGAGATGGTGAGGAACTACTCCTCGGTTCTGTTTCCATACGTTGCTGTGATACTTTTGCTGGCAGCTAGAAGTAATATGATAAATTTGAACATGCACGGCATGTGTCTGTCTGTACATCAAGCTTTGTTGTGTAAATATTCGGAAGCTTTGTACGCGATAGCACTTTTTGGAATTATTGGTATGGCTTTCAC aTACATTCCATCGTATTTAGATGAAATAGTGACGTTAAATAATCAAGAATTATTGTATTTCGGGCGATCATTGCTAGTTGTAGGAACGTATTACGCGGCCATGGGCATCGTTTTTGTTGTACACGCGGCTATATTAGCAATCATCGTGTTCAGCTCACAACTTGCATATAGATTCTTTTTACG GATTTTTTGGCGTGGTGGGGGCAACATTGCGGAAAACGTAGCTACGGGCCTTCGTAAGTTACCGATAGTAGTAACCTTGACTATGGGCTTCACAACATTAAGTTGCGGTGCCGCAGCGCTGGCGCTCGGCGCGGCCTTCTATGCGTTTATG atCTCCAAAATGTACGAAGACTATCTCGAAGATTACGTTTATAAATTGATGGCGATAATAGGTAGTAGGATATGCAAGTTATTTTCGTCAAAGAGACCAAAGGAAAATAGCGAACTCTTATCCATAGACAGTAAAAACGACAAAGAGAACAAAGAAGAAACTAAGCCAGAATCTAATGTGTGCCAATCGAAAGAGGATACTAAAGTTAATGATGATCACGATGCCAATGTTGATGAAGACTTGAGTAAATTAAACTTCCACATGATGATGTTGCTCTTATGGTTGATAATTGCTATCGTAAATGTTCCCGTACTTTTGACTTGGGCCAGGAATTTTAA ATATAATGTACCTTTATGTCATGATACTTCCTACATCACTGGCTCTGTGATGACATTGTGTTCGGGTGTTATTTGGCAAATGGATGCACCAAAACGAGAATC gGAGTATTATGAAGCTGTAGccaatattattattccaataagtataattatatttgtattaggACCGTTTACGATGACTATAGTCAATTATGGTATGTTGTTCATATTTGCCATAATAACAGTGCAGCAGCTATTTCATCTATATTATGacgaaaaaaatgtaatggtAAATGATGATGTAAAAGAAGCCGACGCATCTAAACTATCAAGTGCAAGTGTACTAAACAATGACAAGAATGAAACAAATCATGAAACTGGAGAGAAAAGTGAGAAAGCAAATGAAACTCAAAGCGAAAAGGAGAAATCTAATAATTCATGTGCAGATGAAAGATTAAACGAAGATGTACCTGATGAATGTAACGTTTGCGATGAAAATAGAATatacaaagtatttaaaaatctcaGAGATAAATTTAGCTCTGTTAATGACATGtag
- the LOC106710151 gene encoding signal peptidase complex subunit 1, translated as MDFFTSIPTHIDYVGQAKAEKLYRAIITLFSIVGFIWGYIVQQFSQSVYILGAGFLLAAILTVPPWPMYRRNPLNWQNPKNTEEKPSGKKGKKQ; from the coding sequence ATGGATTTTTTCACGTCTATTCCTACACATATTGACTATGTTGGTCAAGCAAAGGCGGAAAAATTGTATAGAGCAATCATTACACTGTTCAGTATCGTTGGTTTTATTTGGGGATATATAGTGCAGCAGTTCTCTCAATCGGTGTACATTCTTGGAGCCGGGTTTTTACTTGCTGCTATTCTGACTGTGCCACCGTGGCCGATGTACCGAAGAAATCCGTTGAACTGGCAGAACCCCAAAAACACAGAAGAAAAACCTTCAGGAAAGAAAGGCAAGAAGCAATGA